A genomic stretch from Setaria viridis chromosome 1, Setaria_viridis_v4.0, whole genome shotgun sequence includes:
- the LOC140221678 gene encoding uncharacterized protein, translating into MKTESPITGPELPDEIMTEVLLRLPVKSILRFRAVCRAWAATLCSDEFCTLHMARETQTESGAPAASARYPKLLLIAPATAACDATVVYSCSPPCPGGAKLMLTLDDLRGDFVGGVAAQCRGLILLHDAVAPAYYVVNAATRAVTRLPPCQKELYSSAGLGFDARAKEYKVMRLLRKPKDPDVSCEVYTLGGKYGDTWRPAAGRIPSSFSTTAYRAILCAFTWNLPPVLANGSLHWLIGGGSCSVIDLAASIITYSVTEETFGWVQSPPCGTSGAHLVELDGCLCMVRDLRHGSPDCSSALEIWKLQDYNSGVWSLDTHIDLSHYAGRNLVDQQVIRVLGAVGDGRSVTKKIIMATSGHTDTVHSYDALSKNVKTILSVADTGVSYTSGRTAIRICLFRETLAPVHKTHEEISFSSPLAKATKEILLRLPARSIVQFKRVSKQWRRFIEDKRFIQSYFAHKSMEKRIKIKMVSKGCGRRKFFHFAPLEKWQSEAANKGTRLDSKVVCSKPCHGLNLLITGERDYLYNPCTGYWSTNSYPGSLPCPPWETPTDGWIMQDHAFTIGNKSVGLGFNPRKQEHVAVIMLYEFKNFISREYILSCSVWHCRPGSGYQEGLVPPLPVNNMPPAYVAGVLYWMSDPLLGPSSEYAIVSFDIATDVFDVISCPPDINVANWSSQSTWHLFVVELVGKLCVVLADLMANELVIWKMEHDEWDIAYVVCLKASPDYSLVADVVMPLAVDPKDGRILLSTGRKMGFYDPVNETIEELYDADEILLPKKMTGAASSHGAPCEKPAIPLVPMLYEESLVSYPRMHETKWLR; encoded by the coding sequence ATGAAGACCGAGTCACCCATCACCGGGCCGGAGCTGCCGGACGAGATCATGACGGAGGTGTTGCTGCGGCTGCCGGTCAAGTCCATCCTCCGGTTCCGCGCCGTGTGCCGCGCCTGGGCCGCAACCCTTTGCTCAGACGAATTCTGCACCCTCCACATGGCGAGGGAGACTCAGACCGAGTCCGGCGCCCCTGCGGCTTCGGCGCGTTACCCCAAGCTGCTGCTCATCGCGCCCGCTACCGCGGCGTGCGACGCCACGGTGGTGTACTCCTGCTCGCCGCCATGCCCCGGCGGCGCGAAGCTGATGCTCACCCTCGACGACTTGAGGGGCGACTTCGTGGGCGGCGTGGCCGCGCAGTGCCGTGGCCTCATCCTGCTGCACgacgcggtggcgccggcgtaCTACGTCGTCAACGCGGCCACCAGGGCGGTCACGCGGCTGCCGCCCTGTCAGAAAGAGCTGTACTCCAGCGCTGGCCTTGGGTTCGATGCCCGGGCGAAAGAGTACAAGGTTATGAGATTGCTCAGGAAGCCCAAGGATCCAGACGTGTCGTGTGAAGTCTACACTCTTGGCGGCAAATATGGGGATACCTGGAGGCCCGCCGCAGGGAGAATCCCTTCAAGCTTCTCCACCACTGCTTATCGCGCCATTCTATGTGCTTTTACGTGGAATCTCCCGCCAGTGCTCGCGAATGGTTCGCTCCACTGGCTGATCGGCGGCGGCTCGTGTTCAGTCATTGATCTAGCAGCTTCAATCATCACGTATTCAGTCACCGAGGAGACCTTTGGGTGGGTTCAGTCACCACCGTGCGGCACATCAGGAGCGCACTTGGTGGAGCTTGACGGCTGCTTGTGCATGGTCAGAGACCTTCGCCATGGATCACCTGATTGCAGTAGCGCACTGGAGATTTGGAAGCTGCAGGACTACAACTCCGGTGTTTGGTCGTTGGACACTCACATTGATCTGTCACATTACGCCGGAAGAAATTTGGTTGACCAACAGGTTATCAGAGTCCTTGGTGCTGTTGGTGATGGCAGATCAGTGACGAAGAAAATAATTATGGCAACATCTGGTCACACTGACACTGTTCACTCCTATGATGCCTTGTCAAAGAATGTAAAAACCATCCTCTCAGTTGCAGACACAGGAGTAAGTTATACAAGCGGTCGCACTGCAATACGTATCTGTTTATTTAGAGAAACTCTTGCTCCTGTCCACAAAACCCATGAGGAGATATCTTTTTCATCTCCTCTGGCCAAGGCGACTAAGGAGATCCTGCTCCGTCTCCCTGCTAGATCCATTGTACAGTTCAAGCGTGTGTCCAAACAATGGCGCAGATTCATCGAGGATAAGCGCTTTATCCAGTCCTACTTTGCTCATAAGAGCATGGAGAAGAGGATAAAGATCAAGATGGTGAGCAAGGGTTGTGGAAGAAGAAAGTTCTTCCATTTTGCCCCCTTGGAAAAATGGCAGTCAGAGGCTGCTAATAAAGGCACACGGCTGGACTCAAAGGTGGTTTGTTCCAAGCCTTGCCATGGCCTGAACTTGCTAATCACGGGCGAAAGGGACTACCTCTACAACCCTTGCACGGGTTACTGGAGCACCAATTCCTATCCAGGGTCACTTCCATGTCCACCATGGGAGACACCTACTGATGGTTGGATAATGCAGGATCATGCTTTCACGATAGGTAATAAGAGTGTTGGCTTGGGGTTCAATCCACGAAAGCAGGAGCATGTTGCTGTGATAATGCTGTACGAATTCAAGAACTTCATATCCCGCGAGTATATCTTGTCTTGCTCAGTATGGCATTGTAGGCCTGGGTCTGGATACCAAGAGGGCCTGGTCCCACCCCTCCCCGTGAACAACATGCCACCGGCTTATGTGGCCGGGGTGTTATACTGGATGAGCGACCCTTTGTTGGGCCCGAGTAGCGAGTATGCCATCGTGTCCTTCGACATCGCCACTGACGTGTTTGATGTCATCTCTTGCCCACCGGACATTAATGTTGCAAACTGGAGCAGCCAAAGCACATGGCATTTGTTTGTGGTAGAGCTCGTGGGAAAGCTGTGTGTTGTCCTTGCAGACCTGATGGCAAATGAATTGGTGATATGGAAGATGGAGCATGACGAGTGGGATATAGCATATGTGGTATGCTTGAAAGCATCACCTGATTATTCCCTTGTTGCGGATGTGGTTATGCCGCTGGCAGTTGATCCAAAGGATGGCAGGATCTTGCTGAGCACCGGGAGGAAGATGGGATTCTATGATCCAGTGAATGAGACTATCGAGGAGTTGTACGACGCAGATGAGATCTTGCTTCCAAAGAAAATGACAGGAGCTGCTTCTTCTCATGGAGCTCCATGCGAGAAGCCAGCTATACCTCTTGTTCCCATGCTATACGAGGAAAGTCTGGTCAGCTATCCCCGTATGCACGAGACTAAATGGCTGCGCTGA